Proteins from a single region of Strix uralensis isolate ZFMK-TIS-50842 chromosome 12, bStrUra1, whole genome shotgun sequence:
- the LOC141948974 gene encoding uncharacterized protein LOC141948974 has product MSERAASHPRVALEEVEAAQESSSLPELCDVSMVQLLQAAETLPEQENPEHPDLQAGRDADSTRLPPPLDSSDVMLVFEESLQPSQATDTVLVATEALTADDFYARQMGSNVLDMAVRDPESWLMDARKMQVLLPDIMETLRHANTDVKMKSLEFFRNMMGHMKRKEASLIALQLAEKLLPLFDDESSQLREISIRLFKDVVKTVVGRQKKKMAKKVQSVLLPLFLHRNDQIKSVAKASRDTFVACTEFLGWRMPNYMPEPYHTRLVGEFLRTTGAGWKNTCVRACHTWRTLRPPYERRPSGSLGLVWST; this is encoded by the exons aTGTCAGAGAGAGCTGCCAGCCACCCCAGGGTGGCCTTGGAGGAGGTGGAGgctgcccaggagagcagctctctgccgGAGCTCTGCGATGTGTCCATGGTGCAGCTGCTACAGGCTG CCGAGACACTGCCAGAGCAGGAGAATCCGGAGCATCCAGACCTGCAAGCGGGACGGGATGCTGACAGCACCCGCTTGCCTCCTCCGCTCGACAGCAGCGACGTGATGCTG GTATTTGAAGAATCCCTCCAGCCTTCTCAGGCGACAGACACTGTCCTTGTGGCCACTGAGGCCCTGACAGCAGACGACTTCTATGCCAGGCAGATGGGCAGCAATGTCCTGGACATGGCCGTTAGAGACCCTGAGTCCTGGCTGATGGAT GCCAGAAAAATGCAGGTCCTGCTGCCAGACATCATGGAGACCCTGCGGCATGCCAACACTGATGTCAAGATGAAGTCCCTGGAATTCTTCAGGAACATGATGGGTCACATGAAGAGGAAGGAGGCCAGCCTCATCgctctgcagctggcagagaagcTCCTGCCCCTCTTTGATGAT GAGTCCAGCCAGCTGCGGGAGATCTCCATCAGACTCTTCAAAGACGTGGTGAAGACTGTGGTggggagacagaagaaaaagatggcaAAGAAAGTGCAGAGTGTCCTTCTCCCACTGTTCCTGCATAGGAATGACCAGATCAAGAGCGTGGCCAAG GCCTCTAGGGACACCTTCGTTGCCTGTACAGAGTTCCTGGGGTGGAGGATGCCCAACTACATGCCTGAGCCGTATCACACACGGCTGGTTGGAGAGTTTTTG CGCACGACAGGAGCAGGGTGGAAGAATACCTGTGTCAGAGCCTGCCATACCTGGAGGACACTCAGGCCACCATACGAGAGGCGGCCGTCGGGTTCATTG GGCTTGGTGTGGAGCACCTGA
- the LOC141948975 gene encoding uncharacterized protein LOC141948975, with translation MPGRVNTGLRDDEPEVDAPPLAALVAGHSGALCDAPSWPWWRVTVGPFVTCPAGPGGGSHMSERAASHPRVALEEVEAAQESSSLPELCDVSMVQLLQAAETLPEQENPEHPDLQAGRDADSTRLPPPLDSSDVMLVFEESLQPSQATDTVLVATEALTADDFYARQMGSNVLDMAVRDPESWLMDARKMQVLLPDIMETLRHANTDVKMKSLEFFRNMMGHMKRKEASLIALQLAEKLLPLFDDESSQLREISIRLFKDVVKTVVGRQKKKMAKKVQSVLLPLFLHRNDQIKSVAKASRDTFVACTEFLGWRMPNYMPEPYHTRLVGEFLRTTGAGWKNTCVRACHTWRTLRPPYERRPSGSLGLVWST, from the exons ATGCCAGGGCGTGTGAACACCGGGCTCAGGGATGATGAGCCAGAGG TGGACGCCCCGCCCCTCGCAGCCCTGGTGGCGGGTCACAGTGGGGCCCTTTGTGACGCGCCCAGCTGGCCCTGGTGGCGGGTCACAGTGGGGCCCTTTGTGACGTGCCCAGCTGGCCCTGGTGGCGGGTCACA caTGTCAGAGAGAGCTGCCAGCCACCCCAGGGTGGCCTTGGAGGAGGTAGAGgctgcccaggagagcagctctctgccgGAGCTCTGCGATGTGTCCATGGTGCAGCTGCTACAGGCTG CCGAGACACTGCCAGAGCAGGAGAATCCGGAGCATCCAGACCTGCAAGCGGGACGGGATGCTGACAGCACCCGCTTGCCTCCTCCGCTCGACAGCAGCGACGTGATGCTG GTATTTGAAGAATCCCTCCAGCCTTCTCAGGCGACAGACACTGTCCTTGTGGCCACTGAGGCCCTGACAGCAGACGACTTCTATGCCAGGCAGATGGGCAGCAATGTCCTGGACATGGCCGTTAGAGACCCTGAGTCCTGGCTGATGGAT GCCAGAAAAATGCAGGTCCTGCTGCCAGACATCATGGAGACCCTGCGGCATGCCAACACTGATGTCAAGATGAAGTCCCTGGAATTCTTCAGGAACATGATGGGTCACATGAAGAGGAAGGAGGCCAGCCTCATCgctctgcagctggcagagaagcTCCTGCCCCTCTTTGATGAT GAGTCCAGCCAGCTGCGGGAGATCTCCATCAGACTCTTCAAAGACGTGGTGAAGACTGTGGTggggagacagaagaaaaagatggcaAAGAAAGTGCAGAGTGTCCTTCTCCCACTGTTCCTGCATAGGAATGACCAGATCAAGAGCGTGGCCAAG GCCTCTAGGGACACCTTCGTTGCCTGTACAGAGTTCCTGGGGTGGAGGATGCCCAACTACATGCCTGAGCCGTATCACACACGGCTGGTTGGAGAGTTTTTG CGCACGACAGGAGCAGGGTGGAAGAATACCTGTGTCAGAGCCTGCCATACCTGGAGGACACTCAGGCCACCATACGAGAGGCGGCCGTCGGGTTCATTG GGCTTGGTGTGGAGCACCTGA